The genomic DNA CTTGGTGGTGTCTGCAGACGTTTATCGCCCGGCGGCGATTAAACAGCTGGAAACCTTGGCGGGTGAAGTCGGGGTAGATTTCTTCCCATCTAGCGCCGATCAAAACCCCGTCGATATTGCCAAATCGGCCGTTGACCACGGCAAGCTGAAGTTCTACGACGTGGTGATTGTCGATACCGCCGGTCGCTTGCACGTTGATGATGCCATGATGGACGAGATCAAAGACGTTCATAGTGCGGTCAACCCAGTAGAGACCTTGTTCGTGGTCGACGCGATGACAGGTCAAGATGCGGCAAATACCGCCAAAGCCTTTAATGATGCGTTGGCGTTAACGGGTGTGGTATTGACCAAAGTCGATGGTGATGCCCGTGGCGGTGCGGCATTATCGGTGCGCCATATCACCGGCAAGCCGATCAAATTCCTGGGTGTAGGTGAAAAAACCGACGCACTGGAGCCTTTCCATCCTGACCGGGTGGCATCCCGTATCTTGGGGATGGGCGATGTCCTGTCGTTGATCGAAGATCTCGAGCGTAATGTCGATAAAGACAAAGCCGAGAAAATGGCCAAGAAGTTTAAGCAGAAAAAAGGCTTCGACTTGGCTGATTTTCGCGACCAGCTTGAGCAGATGAAGGGCATGGGTGGCATGATGGGCATGATGGATAAGTTGCCTGGGATGTCGAATGTGCCCGACAACGTGAAAGATAACGTTGATGACAAAATGTTCTTGCAGATGGAAGCGATCATCAATTCGATGACACCACGTGAGCGCCAGCGTCCAGAAATCATCAAAGGGTCGCGTAAAAAGCGGATTGCTGCAGGTTCAGGTACCCAAGTGCAGGATGTGAACCGTCTTCTTAAGCAGTTCACTCAAATGCAGAAGATGATGAAGAAGATGCAAAAAGGTGGCATGCGCAACATGATGCGCCAAATGAAAGGCATGATGCCACCGGGTGGTGGCCCAGGCGGGCCTGGCGGATTCATGGGCTAATCAGATAGCGGACTTGCCTGTCAGCCCAGTGCTGGCAGGCAGATCAACTCGCTGTGAGGCTTGGGACAACTGGTGGAAATTTGACTAAACCAGTTGCATTCACAGCAATAAAGAGTAAAATTCCCGAGCTTTATTTTGGCACGAGGCCCCGCATTGCTTACGCGAAACGGGGCCAATTTTATTAAGTAATGCAAATGAGGACGATATGGTAACCATTCGTTTGGCACGTCATGGCGCGAAAAAACGCCCATTTTATCAAATCGTTGTAGCTGACAGCCGCCAGGCGCGCGACGGTCGCTTCATCGAGAAAATCGGTTTCTTTAACCCTGTAGCTCAAGGCCAGGAAGAGAAACTACGCCTTGACCTGGATCGCGTAAACCACTGGGTTAGCGAAGGCGCAACGGTTTCTGACCGTGTGGCTAAGCTAGTTAAAGACGCCGCGAAAGCAGCGTAAGTCTCCAGTGTCAGGGTTAAAAGAAGAAATGAGTGAGCAAGATACTATCGTGGTTGGCAAGCTAGGCGCGTCATACGGTATTCGTGGCTGGCTCAAGATTTTTTCTTACACTGAAGAAGCTGAGAGCATTTTTGCCTACTCTCCTTGGTTTATCCAGGTGCGCGGGCAGTGGCAACGTTTCGAGTTAGAAGACTGGAAACGCCACAACAAGGGGTATGTTGCCAAGCTCAAAGGGCTGGATCAGCGCGAAGACGCGCAGATGCTGACCAATGCTGAGATTGCAGTAGGGACTGAGTCGCTGCCTGCTTTGTCAGATGAAGAGTTTTATTGGCGTGAGCTGTTTGGCATGGACGTGGTGAATGCAAAAGGCTATCACCTCGGTACGGTGACTGACATGCTCGAAACCGGCTCTAACGACGTACTTGTCGTCAAAGCCAACCTCAAAGATGCTTTTGGCAAAAAGGAACGCTTAATTCCGTTCCTTGAAGAGCAGGTTATCAAGTCAATTGATCGCACTGCTCAACGGATCGAAGTTGACTGGGATCCTGGTTTTTAAACTCCAACAGTAAGCGAGCGGAAATATGTGGGTTGGCATTATTAGCCTGTTTCCTGAGATGTTCCGAGCGGTCACTGATTTTGGAGTCACGGGCCAAGCGGTAAAAAAAGGGCTGTTAAACGTCGAAACGTGGAATCCGCGTGATTTCACTCAAGACAAGCACCGTACGGTTGATGACCGACCTTACGGCGGTGGCCCCGGCATGTTGATGATGGTTGAGCCGTTGCGCGATGCTATTCACGCTGCCAAACATGCCGCAGGCGATAAAGCGAAAGTGGTTTACCTCTCTCCGCAAGGGCGCAAGCTCGACCAAGCGGGGGTCAAATCACTGGCTAGCAATGACAAACTTATTTTGATTTGCGGCCGGTATGAAGGGGTAGATGAGCGCATTATTCAAACCCATGTAGACGAAGAATGGTCAGTGGGAGATTTTGTGCTCAGTGGGGGCGAGCTGCCCGCAATGACGCTGGTGGACGCGGTTGCTCGGTTTGTACCGGGTGTACTCGGGGACATGGCGTCAGCAGAGGAAGACTCCTTTGCTAACGGGTTGTTAGACTGTCCACACTACACACGTCCAGAAGTGTTAGACGGGTTGGGGGTACCAGAGGTGCTAAAATCCGGCAATCACAAGGACATTCGTCGCTGGCGATTAAAGCAATCGCTAGGTCGCACTTGGTTACGACGACCAGAGCTCCTGGAAAACCTAGCTCTGACTGACGAACAGGAATCACTACTTGCCGCGTTCATCAAAGAACACCGTGCAAGTGCCGAATCAAATTGAGTTTCAGTTTATTCTAGGGTTATAAACAATGAGTAACATCATCAAGCAGCTCGAAGAAGAGCAAATGAAAAAAGACCTGCCTGAGTTTCAAGCAGGTGACACTGTCCTGGTACAGCTTAAAGTAAAAGAAGGTAACCGTGAGCGTCTGCAGCCATATGAAGGTGTGGTTATCGCTAAGCGCAACCGTGGTCTACACACTGCATTCACCGTACGTAAAGTATCAAGCGGTGAAGGTGTAGAGCGTACTTTCCAAATCCATTCGCCAGTTATCGACAGCATTACTGTTAAACGTCGCGGTGCAGTACGTCGTGCCAAACTGTACTACCTGCGTGAGCGTTCTGGTAAGTCAGCTCGAATCAAAGAGCGTCTTAACAAGAAGTAATCGCCCTCGGCGTTTATTGCTCAAAAAGCCCGTCCAAATGGACGGGCTTTTTTATTGTCCTCAACCGCTCAACCGCTCAATCGCACTTACAACCGTTTACTCGGCCATGTGACCACTCACCGACAAAGCAGATGAATGTGGCGGCTAGGTAGGCAAAATGGCACCTGTACCCTACTAAAAGATTGGCAGCTTAGCTGCTAACGACACGGAGAACAGCGATGTCCTGGTTTTTATTATGCGTGGTGACCTTGATTGTGGGCTATTTCACTTACGGCACCTTTATTACCAAAATATTTGGGCCTAAGCCGCAAAAAGCGACACCGGCCATGAGCATGAACGATGGCGTGGATTATGTGCCGCTGTCGGACAAAAAAGTTTACCTGATTCAGCTTTTGAATATTGCTGGATTAGGCCCAATCTTTGGCCCGATTCTCGGTGCCTTGTACGGCCCTGTCGCCATGTTATGGATTGTGTTTGGCTGCATTTTTGCGGGGGCTGTGCATGACTACTTCTCAGGCATGCTGAGCGTCCGCGCAAATGGGGCTTCTGTGCCTTCTGTGGTTGGTGAACATCTGGGCAACTTCGCTAAACATTTTATGAACTTCTTTGCGGTGTTGCTGTTGATGTTGGTCGGCGTGGTATTTGTGCTCGGTCCCGCCAAGTTGTTGGGTAGCTTGTCAGAGATGAGCGTGGCGATGTGGGTCGGTATTATCTTTGCCTATTATGTGCTGGCGACAGTGGTACCCATTGATAAAATTATCGGCCGTTTTTATCCCGTGTTTGGTGCCTTGCTTGTCTTTATGTCGGTCGGCTTGATCATCGGCTTGGCCGTGAGCGATCACAGCTTCTACAGCCAAGGGTTAGACTTTGCGACCAACTTCCACCCAACCGATCTACCACTGTGGCCATTGCTGTTTATTACTATCGCTTGTGGAGCAGTATCCGGCTTCCACGCCACCCAGTCGCCCTTGATGGCGCGCTGCATGCAAAATGAAAAGTCAGGGCGTTTTATCTTCTACGGCGCGATGATCGGTGAAGGTGTGATTGCACTTATTTGGTGTAGCCTGGGCTTGAGCTTCTATGAGTCGAGTGAGGCGCTTAATCAAACGCTGGCTAACGGTGGCCCGGCTGCGGTGGTGCATGAGGTTTCTACCTCGCTCCTAGGCACCGTCGGAGGCATTATGGCGGTCTTAGGCGTGATAGTGCTGCCGATTACTTCGGGTGATACCGCTTTCCGCTCCGCGCGTCTGATTATCGCCGACTTTCTGAAAATTCAGCAAAAACCGATGGTGAAGCGCCTGATGATTGCGATCCCCATGTTTGTGGTCGGTTTTTTGATCACCAAAGCGGAGTTTGGCGTGATTTGGCGTTACTTCGGCTGGGCGAACCAAACTACCGCGATGATCATGCTATGGGCCGCGGCAGCTTATCTGATTAAACGCGATAAATTGCACTGGGTATGCACCATTCCAGCAATGTTTATGACCGCAGTGACCGTCACTTACTTGGCCAATGCTGAAATCGGGTTTGGCTTGCCGATGAATATCGCTACCATCATCGGCGTGGGGGCGACAATTGCTGCCACTATCGCTTTCTTTGTGGGGTATAAGCCTAATCCACAACTGATCGCGGATGAGAAGTGATTGCCATGTCACCAGAGCGAGCAGCCTTGATTAGCGTCGATTGATTTTTATCTAAATGATTGGTCTTACGGCAATATCTGCGCAAATACGCTAAGATCTAAGCCTCAGCTTTTGCTGGGGCTTTTTATGTAGGGTAAGGGTTAAGCATGATAAAAACGATTTTTTCACTATGGGTTGTTGTACTCTTGGTCGGATGCGCCGCGTCGACCACCCAAGGCTTGGTCGATGAGCAGAACTGGTATGGACTTGGCGAGCAAGATGGACAGCGCGGATTGCCACAGCGCTCGTTGAGCGATTTGCGGACGTTAGCCACCGACGCCGGCGAAACCATCAATGCCAACTATCTCGATTACGAGCAAGGCTATATTCAGGGTATTGATGCTTACTGCGATCCTACCCATGCCTACCAATTGGGATTAGATGGCAACCCCTATATGGGCGTGTGTGAAAGTCGTCCTGGCTCCCAGCGCTTTAGGATGGAATGGCAGCGCGGCTATAATGATTTTCAAAACCAAACCAATGGGCTTTTCTACTAGCGCAC from Salinivibrio kushneri includes the following:
- the ffh gene encoding signal recognition particle protein, translated to MFENLSERLSRTLKNVSGRGRLTEDNIKETLREVRMALLEADVALPVVRDFVKRVKERAVGIEVSKSLTPGQEFIKIVQAELEAVMGDANEKLDLAAQPPAVILMAGLQGAGKTTSVGKLGKMLTEQEKKKVLVVSADVYRPAAIKQLETLAGEVGVDFFPSSADQNPVDIAKSAVDHGKLKFYDVVIVDTAGRLHVDDAMMDEIKDVHSAVNPVETLFVVDAMTGQDAANTAKAFNDALALTGVVLTKVDGDARGGAALSVRHITGKPIKFLGVGEKTDALEPFHPDRVASRILGMGDVLSLIEDLERNVDKDKAEKMAKKFKQKKGFDLADFRDQLEQMKGMGGMMGMMDKLPGMSNVPDNVKDNVDDKMFLQMEAIINSMTPRERQRPEIIKGSRKKRIAAGSGTQVQDVNRLLKQFTQMQKMMKKMQKGGMRNMMRQMKGMMPPGGGPGGPGGFMG
- the rplS gene encoding 50S ribosomal protein L19, which codes for MSNIIKQLEEEQMKKDLPEFQAGDTVLVQLKVKEGNRERLQPYEGVVIAKRNRGLHTAFTVRKVSSGEGVERTFQIHSPVIDSITVKRRGAVRRAKLYYLRERSGKSARIKERLNKK
- the trmD gene encoding tRNA (guanosine(37)-N1)-methyltransferase TrmD, translated to MWVGIISLFPEMFRAVTDFGVTGQAVKKGLLNVETWNPRDFTQDKHRTVDDRPYGGGPGMLMMVEPLRDAIHAAKHAAGDKAKVVYLSPQGRKLDQAGVKSLASNDKLILICGRYEGVDERIIQTHVDEEWSVGDFVLSGGELPAMTLVDAVARFVPGVLGDMASAEEDSFANGLLDCPHYTRPEVLDGLGVPEVLKSGNHKDIRRWRLKQSLGRTWLRRPELLENLALTDEQESLLAAFIKEHRASAESN
- a CDS encoding carbon starvation protein A, whose protein sequence is MSWFLLCVVTLIVGYFTYGTFITKIFGPKPQKATPAMSMNDGVDYVPLSDKKVYLIQLLNIAGLGPIFGPILGALYGPVAMLWIVFGCIFAGAVHDYFSGMLSVRANGASVPSVVGEHLGNFAKHFMNFFAVLLLMLVGVVFVLGPAKLLGSLSEMSVAMWVGIIFAYYVLATVVPIDKIIGRFYPVFGALLVFMSVGLIIGLAVSDHSFYSQGLDFATNFHPTDLPLWPLLFITIACGAVSGFHATQSPLMARCMQNEKSGRFIFYGAMIGEGVIALIWCSLGLSFYESSEALNQTLANGGPAAVVHEVSTSLLGTVGGIMAVLGVIVLPITSGDTAFRSARLIIADFLKIQQKPMVKRLMIAIPMFVVGFLITKAEFGVIWRYFGWANQTTAMIMLWAAAAYLIKRDKLHWVCTIPAMFMTAVTVTYLANAEIGFGLPMNIATIIGVGATIAATIAFFVGYKPNPQLIADEK
- a CDS encoding DUF2799 domain-containing protein, whose translation is MIKTIFSLWVVVLLVGCAASTTQGLVDEQNWYGLGEQDGQRGLPQRSLSDLRTLATDAGETINANYLDYEQGYIQGIDAYCDPTHAYQLGLDGNPYMGVCESRPGSQRFRMEWQRGYNDFQNQTNGLFY
- the rimM gene encoding ribosome maturation factor RimM (Essential for efficient processing of 16S rRNA) — protein: MSEQDTIVVGKLGASYGIRGWLKIFSYTEEAESIFAYSPWFIQVRGQWQRFELEDWKRHNKGYVAKLKGLDQREDAQMLTNAEIAVGTESLPALSDEEFYWRELFGMDVVNAKGYHLGTVTDMLETGSNDVLVVKANLKDAFGKKERLIPFLEEQVIKSIDRTAQRIEVDWDPGF
- the rpsP gene encoding 30S ribosomal protein S16; the encoded protein is MVTIRLARHGAKKRPFYQIVVADSRQARDGRFIEKIGFFNPVAQGQEEKLRLDLDRVNHWVSEGATVSDRVAKLVKDAAKAA